A genomic window from Synechococcus sp. CBW1107 includes:
- a CDS encoding ABC transporter permease, which produces MTSASPLTLNAAPPDQVPARRSAFADLSQETLALTHRLFLQLARRPSTLVAGVLQPLIWLVLFGALFAKAPEGLLPDGMSYGRFLGAGVIVFTAFSAALNAGLPVMFDREFGFLNRLLVAPLRSRSSIVLASVLYITTLSLIQSLAIMVTAALLGYGWPGGAGLLLVLVTLLLLVFAVTALSLGLAFALPGHIELIAVIFVANLPLLFASTALAPISFMPTWLGWLAALNPLTFAIEPIRAAYAGSFSLQAVVLEAPYGDLTGLTCLGLLAALALGLFLLIRPLLDRKLS; this is translated from the coding sequence ATGACCAGCGCCTCGCCCCTGACGCTCAACGCCGCACCGCCCGATCAGGTTCCGGCCCGGCGTTCCGCCTTCGCCGACCTCAGCCAGGAGACCCTGGCACTCACCCACCGGCTGTTCCTGCAGCTGGCCCGGCGCCCCTCCACACTGGTGGCCGGTGTGCTTCAGCCACTGATCTGGCTGGTGCTGTTCGGGGCGCTGTTCGCCAAGGCGCCGGAGGGCCTGTTGCCGGATGGCATGAGCTATGGACGCTTCCTGGGGGCGGGGGTGATCGTCTTCACCGCCTTCAGTGCGGCCCTCAACGCCGGCCTGCCGGTGATGTTCGATCGGGAATTCGGATTCCTCAACCGGCTGCTGGTGGCTCCCCTGCGCTCCCGCAGCTCGATCGTGCTGGCCTCGGTGCTCTACATCACCACCCTCAGCCTGATCCAGAGCCTGGCGATCATGGTCACGGCGGCCCTGCTGGGTTACGGCTGGCCGGGAGGTGCCGGTCTGCTGCTGGTGCTGGTGACCCTGCTGCTGCTGGTGTTCGCCGTGACCGCCCTCAGCCTGGGGCTGGCCTTCGCCTTGCCGGGGCACATCGAGTTGATCGCGGTGATCTTCGTGGCCAACCTTCCCCTGCTGTTCGCCAGTACCGCGCTGGCACCGATTTCCTTCATGCCCACCTGGCTGGGCTGGCTTGCGGCCCTGAATCCACTTACCTTCGCCATAGAACCCATCCGCGCTGCCTACGCCGGCAGCTTCTCCCTTCAGGCTGTTGTGCTGGAAGCTCCTTACGGGGATCTCACCGGCCTCACCTGCCTCGGACTGCTCGCCGCCCTCGCCCTCGGCCTCTTTCTCCTGATCCGGCCTCTGTTGGATCGCAAACTCAGTTGA
- a CDS encoding cytochrome c oxidase subunit II: MPIPSAVLSLVVGMALVLSGLWIGQNVELLPVAASLNAPIYDQLFKVLFSIGSILFIGIFGLLVFSLIRFRRREGESGDGVAVEGNLQLEIFWTAIPAVVVLFVGIYSYDIYDRMGGMVPLSDPHAMHGSMITSQETDGSGNAVIQASVLGTPPEPSARIWGGIGSAQASAGAPLPVEVTALQFAFLFHYPQGDITSGELHVQKGQPVELRMEARDVIHAFWVPEFRLKQDVIPGQPTLLTFTPTRAGSYPIICAELCGPYHGGMRSTVVVHEPDEFATWFEKNNTATVATAPSASSTG, encoded by the coding sequence GTGCCGATCCCGTCTGCCGTTCTCAGCCTCGTCGTGGGAATGGCCCTTGTGCTCAGTGGCCTCTGGATTGGCCAGAATGTCGAGCTGCTGCCGGTGGCGGCAAGCCTGAATGCTCCGATCTACGACCAACTCTTCAAGGTTCTCTTCAGCATTGGCAGCATCCTTTTCATCGGTATTTTTGGCCTGCTGGTGTTCAGTCTGATCCGTTTTCGCCGCCGTGAAGGTGAATCCGGCGACGGAGTGGCTGTGGAAGGAAATCTGCAGCTGGAAATCTTCTGGACCGCCATTCCGGCGGTTGTCGTGCTGTTCGTCGGCATCTACAGCTACGACATCTATGACCGCATGGGCGGAATGGTTCCCCTCAGCGACCCCCACGCCATGCATGGCTCGATGATCACGTCGCAAGAGACCGACGGCAGCGGCAATGCCGTGATCCAGGCCTCGGTGCTGGGCACTCCTCCCGAGCCATCCGCTCGGATCTGGGGTGGGATCGGGTCCGCCCAGGCCTCAGCCGGTGCCCCTCTCCCCGTGGAAGTCACCGCACTCCAGTTCGCCTTCCTCTTCCACTACCCCCAGGGGGACATCACCAGCGGAGAGCTGCATGTTCAGAAGGGCCAGCCGGTTGAGCTGCGCATGGAGGCACGGGATGTGATCCATGCCTTCTGGGTGCCTGAATTTCGACTCAAGCAGGACGTCATCCCCGGACAGCCCACCCTGCTGACCTTCACTCCGACCAGGGCCGGCAGCTATCCGATCATCTGCGCCGAGCTCTGCGGCCCATATCACGGCGGCATGCGCTCGACTGTCGTGGTGCATGAACCCGATGAGTTCGCCACCTGGTTCGAGAAGAACAACACCGCCACCGTGGCCACAGCCCCCAGCGCCAGCTCCACAGGCTGA
- a CDS encoding heme o synthase: MVSATSLSPQLSSRDQVVPSRSKVRLPPWLEIAKPRLIPLLLATTLGGMALSEGWPMTAPRLACTLGGGALASAAAGVLNCLWEQELDGRMVRTSGRALPSGRLSAGNAFAVAVSLTCAAALLLVSGVNCLAAALSLLGLCSYVLLYTALLKPRTTQNIVIGGVAGAIPPLVGAAAATGHVGLGGWWLFGLVMLWTPAHFWALALLLKEDYRSVGIPMLPVVKGTEVTAEAIGHYARATVLVSLLGVLALPTGGWLYGLLVIPFNARLLQMAHTLGLAPDEVAPARGLFRWSILYLFGICLLLLLARLPGAEIFSLQTGELLAALNLPSPAF; the protein is encoded by the coding sequence ATGGTTAGCGCCACCAGCCTCAGCCCTCAGCTCAGCAGCCGCGACCAGGTGGTTCCTTCCCGCTCCAAGGTGAGGCTGCCCCCCTGGCTTGAAATCGCCAAACCCAGGCTCATTCCCCTGCTTCTGGCCACCACCCTCGGGGGTATGGCCCTCTCCGAAGGCTGGCCGATGACGGCGCCTCGCCTGGCCTGCACCCTCGGCGGTGGAGCCCTGGCCTCCGCGGCCGCCGGAGTGCTCAACTGCCTCTGGGAGCAGGAGCTCGATGGGCGCATGGTGCGCACCAGCGGCCGCGCCCTTCCCTCAGGTCGGTTGTCGGCCGGCAACGCCTTCGCTGTGGCGGTCTCGCTCACCTGCGCGGCTGCCCTGCTGCTGGTGAGCGGTGTGAACTGCCTCGCTGCCGCGCTTTCCCTGCTGGGCCTCTGCAGCTACGTGTTGCTCTACACAGCCCTGCTCAAGCCCCGCACCACCCAGAACATCGTCATCGGGGGCGTGGCCGGAGCGATCCCTCCCCTGGTGGGTGCCGCCGCGGCCACGGGCCATGTGGGCCTGGGCGGCTGGTGGCTGTTCGGCCTGGTGATGCTCTGGACTCCCGCCCATTTCTGGGCTCTGGCCCTGCTGCTCAAGGAGGACTACCGCTCGGTCGGTATTCCGATGCTGCCTGTGGTCAAAGGAACCGAGGTGACCGCCGAGGCGATCGGCCACTACGCCCGTGCCACCGTGCTGGTGAGCCTGCTGGGGGTGCTGGCACTGCCCACCGGCGGCTGGCTCTACGGCCTTCTCGTGATTCCCTTCAACGCCCGGCTTCTGCAGATGGCCCACACCCTGGGTCTCGCTCCCGATGAGGTGGCTCCGGCCCGGGGGCTGTTCCGCTGGTCGATCCTCTATCTCTTCGGCATCTGCCTGCTGCTGCTGCTGGCCAGGCTTCCCGGCGCCGAGATCTTCAGCCTTCAGACCGGCGAATTGCTGGCTGCGCTCAATCTCCCCTCCCCCGCTTTCTAG
- a CDS encoding ATP-binding cassette domain-containing protein, producing the protein MIQLDQISKTYGSVIALDGLSLRVPAGSLYGLLGPNGAGKTTALRILCTLLAPDSGAVRVAGLDALQQPRQVRERLGYVAQDVAIDKILTGRELLRLQGALYHLAPTHLRQRIEELIQLLGMGGWIDRRCGTYSGGMRRRLDLASGLLHQPSVLVLDEPTVGLDIESRAVIWQVLRQLRDAGTTVLLSSHYLEEIDALADRLAILDGGRMIAEGSPGELKRALGGDRVTLRVREFSDESESARVQQVLQGCPGVRQVVVNRAQGHSLNLVVDGEAVIDQLRHQLSEAQLPVFSLSQSRPSLDDVYLQATGRTLMDAELEVVGSRDPKAERKQAMR; encoded by the coding sequence ATGATCCAGCTGGATCAGATCAGCAAGACCTACGGGTCTGTCATCGCCCTCGACGGCCTCAGCCTGCGTGTTCCGGCCGGCAGCCTCTATGGCCTGCTCGGACCCAACGGGGCCGGCAAGACCACGGCTCTGCGCATCCTCTGCACCCTGCTGGCTCCGGATTCCGGTGCCGTTCGCGTGGCTGGGCTCGATGCTCTGCAGCAGCCCCGCCAGGTGCGGGAGCGCCTGGGCTACGTGGCCCAGGACGTGGCCATTGACAAGATTCTCACCGGCCGGGAGTTGCTGCGCCTCCAGGGTGCCCTCTATCACCTGGCGCCGACCCACCTGCGCCAGCGGATCGAGGAACTGATCCAGCTTCTGGGCATGGGTGGATGGATCGACCGTCGCTGCGGCACCTATTCCGGAGGCATGCGTCGCCGCCTCGATCTCGCCAGCGGCCTGCTGCATCAGCCCTCGGTGCTGGTGCTGGACGAACCCACCGTGGGGCTCGACATCGAAAGCCGCGCCGTGATCTGGCAGGTGCTGAGGCAGCTGCGCGACGCCGGCACCACGGTCCTGCTCAGCAGCCATTATCTGGAGGAGATCGATGCTCTCGCCGACAGGCTGGCGATCCTCGACGGGGGCCGTATGATCGCCGAGGGAAGCCCCGGCGAGCTCAAACGCGCCCTTGGCGGTGATCGCGTCACCCTGAGGGTGCGCGAATTCAGTGATGAGTCGGAGTCGGCCCGGGTGCAGCAGGTGCTCCAGGGCTGCCCAGGTGTGCGCCAGGTGGTGGTGAACCGTGCCCAGGGCCATTCCCTCAACCTGGTGGTGGATGGGGAGGCCGTGATCGATCAGCTGCGCCATCAACTGAGCGAGGCTCAGCTGCCGGTGTTTTCCCTCTCCCAGAGCCGCCCCAGCCTCGACGACGTCTACCTCCAGGCCACCGGCCGTACGTTGATGGATGCCGAACTGGAGGTGGTCGGCAGCCGTGATCCCAAGGCCGAGCGCAAACAGGCCATGCGCTGA
- a CDS encoding heme A synthase, which produces MQSARLTTLLTSHLVVALIALVGIGGATRVMEAGLACPDWPLCYGTFLPGRQMNLQVFLEWFHRLDAFLVGLALLALQLAVLRRPPGRRPLWLIAASAAALVLVAVQGLLGALTVTQLLRFDVVTAHLFTALVLVALVSAIHQGLVEPERQPITTTSPPAVSPLTGLRRHGWWLASAVAALAVLVQAVSGALMATQWASGRCLTSGVACSWLALHRQLAAPVAAAVVVLAAAHLLVRETWGRQGPYALGALLLVALQIALGVLTLRLSLAVPLVTVAHQLTAALLVAVLSALAMRHRPIPVSAAIAVVQPQTPRLESCHG; this is translated from the coding sequence ATGCAATCCGCCCGCCTCACCACTCTCCTGACCTCCCATCTGGTGGTGGCCCTGATCGCGCTGGTGGGCATCGGCGGCGCCACCAGGGTCATGGAAGCCGGGCTGGCCTGCCCCGACTGGCCCCTCTGCTACGGCACCTTTCTGCCGGGTCGACAGATGAATCTCCAGGTGTTTCTGGAGTGGTTCCACCGGCTGGATGCCTTCCTCGTCGGTCTGGCGCTGCTGGCCCTTCAGCTGGCGGTGCTCCGGCGCCCCCCCGGCCGCCGTCCGCTCTGGCTGATCGCTGCCAGCGCCGCCGCCCTTGTCCTGGTCGCCGTTCAGGGGTTGCTCGGTGCCCTGACGGTCACCCAGCTGCTCCGGTTCGACGTGGTCACGGCCCACCTCTTCACCGCCCTGGTGCTGGTGGCCCTGGTGAGCGCCATCCACCAAGGGCTGGTCGAACCCGAACGACAGCCGATCACCACCACATCCCCTCCGGCTGTTTCTCCTCTGACGGGGCTGCGGCGCCACGGCTGGTGGCTGGCCAGCGCCGTCGCCGCCCTGGCGGTGCTCGTCCAGGCGGTGAGCGGTGCCCTGATGGCCACCCAGTGGGCCTCGGGACGCTGTCTGACGTCGGGGGTGGCCTGCAGCTGGCTGGCCTTGCATCGTCAGCTGGCCGCGCCCGTGGCCGCGGCGGTCGTGGTGCTGGCGGCTGCCCATCTCCTGGTGCGTGAGACATGGGGCCGTCAAGGTCCCTATGCCCTCGGGGCTCTGCTGTTGGTGGCCCTGCAGATCGCCCTCGGCGTGCTCACCCTGCGCCTCTCCCTCGCGGTGCCCCTGGTCACCGTGGCCCATCAGCTCACGGCGGCCCTTCTGGTGGCCGTGCTGAGTGCCCTGGCCATGCGCCATCGGCCGATCCCCGTTTCCGCAGCGATCGCCGTCGTCCAGCCCCAGACCCCCCGCCTCGAGTCCTGCCATGGTTAG